AGCCTGACTGTGCTGTACTCACAGAAACTTTCTGGATCACAGTTGAGTCTCTGCATACAGATTTTTCTGTACATAAAGCAAGGGGCCACACCGAACTGCAAGAAAATGTGAATGTCAAAAAACCTAATAAAAGAGGAGTATTGTTTCAATGATGTTTGAAGATtacagaacaagaaacatataTAATCTGGGATTGCCTAATTCAattgtgtgtataatatatatatatattaagtatatatattaaacatatgtATGCATTTAATAAAGCACATATTAATAGAAGAGATAGAGGTAGAAGTCTATTGACCTGAGAAAACCAAGGGATGGCTATTGGTAACAATataatttgaaatgtaaaatttcaataggtaaaaagtaaaaattaagattaaggaaaagaagaagcatGCTCTAATACTGTGAAGTCCCCCAAAATCTGAGAGATAAGACAGTCTGGGAGGGTGAAGGAATGGTGATTGAATTCAGTGATAGAACTATGAGTGGTGGTGATGATCTCATATAATCTTATAAATGCTACTTTCTTGTCTTAATGTCCCAAatcttctttttgcttatttaaacTAAAACAAGATACAGCTACATCACTTGGCTTTTCTGATTGTCCATTATTTGCCCCTAAACCTCTCTACTACAACCTTTtaagtcacccagatgccccaggaatctaatgttttaaaacaaaactatcattatttttttttcttttctaatgctGTCAGAGACCATTGGAACTGTCGATCACAGCATATAGTTATAACATCTCTAGTTTATCATACAGCACTAGTATTATTTTAGTAGATGGcaaatgaattttaagttttatttagatATGGAATTTTATTAGGGTAAATGGGAAATTTATATTCTACTTAGGGAAATTGATAATAAACTTATGGCATACTTGAATTTCAGAGAACTGTGCTGGAAAATCCAGTTTACATATTTAAGGTCAATacttctttatcatttttgaaACTTCACTGTCCAGCCAATTGGTAATTAAGTGACCTTTGTTCTTTTGAAACCAAAATTCACTTGGTATTATCACATATGGTTTTATGTAATTCTTATATCCGAAGTAATAATCCTATCTAAAGGTGTGTTATCCTTCTGACTTGGTTGAAAAGAGGCTGAGGAAATATTTATATGCCCCATTACATAGATTGAAGATATGAGTATGTACTTAGTAAATATTGGCAACTACTTTGTTTTGTTACTGATTCATTGAAGGATTGTTGATTTATCAGAAAGAGCTTCTCAAAATTCAtactaaaataaattctagattaTTTGACATCAatattaaaatgtacaaaaatattgtagacaaaataaaaataaattgtactaATTTCTTAAATGGAAGCAATAGAAGAAGGCATAATTATGGCTGCCATGAAGCTGAATTAGgaagttatttcttcttttttttttttagatttttttaatttatttgtcagagagagagagggagagagagggagcacaggcagtcagaatggcaggcagaggcagagggagaagcaggctccttgccgagcaaggagcccgatgtgggactccatcccagaacgctgggatcatgacctgagccgaaggcagccgcttaaccaactgagccacccaggtgtccctggaaattatttcttcttaaagcGTAATCCAAGCAAGGTACGCAAGAGGTCAGGAATAATAAAGGCAAACTGGTGACCAaatcaagaaatgtttattttgagagTCTCCAAgtctatatgttttaaaattataaaggatAATCTTTTTCAGTAATTCAGCTGCATTTACATTGTAAGCACATCATACACATAAGTATATACTTAATAAAGTATCTATTAGGGTGTCTAAttgtcaaatgaagaaaaagcttCAAGACCTTGAAGTGACCTGATCAAGATCTTACAGCAAAATCATTAGTTCTCAGGACTTGGCAGAACTAACCATTACGTGAGAGCTTTGTTACCCCTGAAAATCTCGGTCCACATAAGAAGACCTTCAGTTAATGCTCATGGTTAAAGCATGGACatagcattaaaaaacaaaaaccaagtttCCCAAGtgatttcaatatatgaaaaactgagagccatTGGTTTATGTGTTGATGGAATTAGAACTATATAGGTGCAATTTTGAGTCCAATTTCATCACTATAGCCAGGTCACTATTTCCCCAATTTTCTCTGCAGATGAACAGTTTCTACATTCGCTGTAACCATGGAATTGAATAGCAGTGTGAATGAATTCATTCTGCTTGGGTTAACCCAGAATGTTCTGAAAGAGAAAGTCGTGTTTGTGGTCTTCTTGTTTCTATACCTTGCAACTCTGATGGCAAATTTACTGATTATGATGACCCTAAAATACAGCCGGACACTTGGGAGCCCaatgtacttcttccttttctacttaTCCTTTGCTGATACCTGCTTCTCAACAACCACTGCTCCTAGGTTGATAGTAGACTCTGTATCTGAGAAGAAAGTCATCTCCTACAATGAGTGCATAACCCAGATTTTTGCATTTCACTTCTTTGGGTGCATGGAGATCTTGGTGCTCGTCCTCATGTCCTTAGATCGCTATGTGGCTATTTGTAAGCCCCTGCGGTACACAACTATCATGAGTCAAGGTGTCTGTGGTACAATGGTGAATATGGCCTGGGGGGTATCTTGTATCCATTCTTCTGCACAGATTTTCTTGGCTTTGAAACTACCATTCTGTGGACCCAATGTTATCGATAATTATTTCTGTGATATGCCAACTTTGTTGAAACTTGCATGCATGGAcactcatttaattaatttactcaTAGTTTTTAATAGTGGGGCTATCTGCATGGTAAGTTTCATAGTCCTGCTTAcctcttatatttttatcttacatTCTCTGAATAACCAGagtgcagaaggaagaaagaaagccctCTCCACCTGCACCTCCCACATTATCGTTGTCATCTTATTCTTTGTCCCATGTATATTCACATATGATCGTCCTGTAACTACATTTCCAATGGACAAGATGGTGGCTGTGTTTTACACTATTGGGACACCCTTGCTCAACCCTCTGATTTACACTCTGAGAAATGCAGAAGTGAAAAATGCCATGAGGAAGTTATGGTGCAACAAACTCTGacttgaaatggaaaaacaaacaaacaaaacaaaacaaaacaaaggactcCAATTTCTAATTCTGTAACAGCTTAAATAAAATTGGGctgatagaaatgaaaaaaatgttttcatcccAGTGTGGACAATTGAATCTTCTCCCAGTAGGTTGTTTGTAGATATAGGCAGAATGACCACAGAGCACAGACCCATTTCATTTTGAGTCAGCATCATACACTGCCACACTATCAAATATAGTAGTATTTGTGGGAGATATGCCCACTTCACCTTTCTGCTGTCTGCACAGCAGATTGTGAGCCAGCCCCTCCTGCATCTATCACCTTAGCTCCCTCCATTGTACATTATCCTGGgttgtgtttctcttttccatGGTTCTGAGCTGGGTTGAAAGACTGGTCCCTAATTTTGACTGGCCTATTTTGTTGGAAAATCAGTTTTGACACTACTAaatcttgatattttcttttctggctcAATGATGAATATCCTCAAGTCAGTACAAGAAGCTGGTGATCCCACAGGaccataaatatttcatatttttagtgtcatatacattttttatataagTCGACAAGCATTTCCCTAATTGTTGGTTGGTGAATTGGGGACAATTTTATCCAATTCTGAATgttatattataaaaacaaatgccTCCTGGATAAGAGCACACATATGAGAAAAGCAACAGCTGACAGAGAAAATAGAGCTAATGTTACAATATTTCATCCAAAAAAGTAATATACAAGGGATTGTTTCATAACTAGTGGATAAGATTGCTTGGTTGCCTGGCATGGCATGCACATTTCTGGGTTGAGAGAGATGTTTCAGGTTATGGTTTCTTGAATTCTACCTTTATTAAGCAAACTTTGCATGGTAATTTGACTTTCTATAGAGATTTCCCTCTCTGGGGAGAAAAGTGTTGACTAATGACTAGAATAAGCACTTTagtgttttgatttatatttttcacGTATGTCATTAGACTTACATTCTATTTCAGGTACTGTTAATGAATGAGTAGGTACAACCATAGTCATTTCCTGTGAGA
This DNA window, taken from Lutra lutra chromosome 10, mLutLut1.2, whole genome shotgun sequence, encodes the following:
- the LOC125079085 gene encoding olfactory receptor 4C11-like; translation: MELNSSVNEFILLGLTQNVLKEKVVFVVFLFLYLATLMANLLIMMTLKYSRTLGSPMYFFLFYLSFADTCFSTTTAPRLIVDSVSEKKVISYNECITQIFAFHFFGCMEILVLVLMSLDRYVAICKPLRYTTIMSQGVCGTMVNMAWGVSCIHSSAQIFLALKLPFCGPNVIDNYFCDMPTLLKLACMDTHLINLLIVFNSGAICMVSFIVLLTSYIFILHSLNNQSAEGRKKALSTCTSHIIVVILFFVPCIFTYDRPVTTFPMDKMVAVFYTIGTPLLNPLIYTLRNAEVKNAMRKLWCNKL